One part of the Chryseobacterium sp. 7 genome encodes these proteins:
- a CDS encoding tryptophanase, producing MNLPYAEPFRIKMVEEIYQSTREEREQWLKEANYNLFNLRSSHVYIDLLTDSGTGAMSDRQWSALMTGDESYAGSRSFEQLQQTVERITGFKYLLPTHQGRAAENVLFSVLVKEGDVVPGNSHFDTTKGHIEIRKAHAIDCTIDEAFDINDLHPFKGNINLEKLEEVYKSHPKENIPFCLITITCNSSGGQPVSLENMKAVKALSDQYGIPVFFDSARFAENAYFIKKREAGQENRSIKEICKEIFSYGDGMTMSSKKDGLVNIGGFIALNNEEVFRKASNFTIIYEGFITYGGMAGRDMAALAVGLDEATEFAYLESRISQVEYLGNKLIEYGIPVQKPIGGHAVFIDSLNFLPNVSREEYPAQTLGLEIYKEAGIRTVEIGTLLADRDPATRENRYPKLELVRLAIPRRTYTNNHMDYIAAAIKNVYERRDEIAKGYKITWEPEILRHFTVQLEKA from the coding sequence ATGAATTTACCGTACGCGGAACCTTTCCGCATTAAAATGGTGGAAGAAATCTATCAATCCACCAGAGAAGAAAGAGAGCAATGGCTTAAAGAAGCTAATTATAACCTTTTCAACTTAAGATCTTCGCATGTTTATATCGACCTGCTTACCGATTCCGGAACCGGAGCAATGTCTGACAGGCAATGGTCTGCTTTGATGACCGGAGACGAAAGCTATGCCGGATCACGTTCTTTCGAGCAATTACAGCAAACCGTTGAAAGAATTACAGGATTTAAATATTTATTGCCAACACATCAGGGAAGAGCTGCAGAAAATGTTCTTTTCTCAGTACTGGTAAAAGAAGGTGACGTAGTTCCGGGGAACTCACATTTTGACACCACAAAAGGACACATCGAAATCAGAAAGGCACATGCTATTGACTGTACAATAGACGAAGCTTTTGATATTAATGATCTTCATCCTTTCAAAGGAAATATCAACCTTGAAAAACTGGAAGAAGTTTATAAAAGCCATCCTAAAGAAAATATCCCTTTCTGTTTAATTACCATTACCTGTAACTCTTCAGGAGGACAGCCCGTTTCTTTGGAAAATATGAAAGCTGTAAAAGCTCTTTCTGATCAATATGGAATCCCTGTATTTTTCGATTCTGCCAGATTTGCAGAGAATGCTTACTTTATCAAAAAAAGAGAAGCCGGACAGGAAAACAGAAGCATTAAAGAGATCTGCAAAGAGATTTTCTCTTACGGAGACGGAATGACAATGAGTTCTAAAAAAGATGGTTTAGTAAACATTGGTGGATTCATTGCGTTAAATAACGAAGAAGTTTTCAGAAAAGCATCCAACTTTACCATCATTTATGAAGGATTCATTACTTACGGAGGAATGGCCGGCAGAGACATGGCTGCACTGGCAGTAGGTCTTGACGAAGCTACTGAATTTGCCTATCTTGAAAGCAGAATTTCTCAGGTAGAATATCTTGGAAATAAACTGATTGAATATGGAATCCCTGTTCAGAAACCGATCGGGGGACACGCTGTATTCATTGACTCTTTAAACTTCCTTCCAAATGTTTCCCGTGAAGAATATCCGGCGCAGACATTAGGATTGGAAATTTACAAAGAGGCAGGAATCAGAACTGTAGAAATCGGGACTTTACTGGCAGACAGAGATCCTGCTACAAGAGAAAACCGATACCCGAAATTAGAATTGGTACGTTTGGCCATTCCTAGAAGAACCTACACCAATAACCACATGGATTATATTGCTGCTGCTATTAAAAACGTATATGAAAGACGTGACGAAATAGCAAAAGGATATAAGATCACCTGGGAACCGGAAATCTTAAGACACTTTACTGTTCAGCTTGAAAAAGCTTAA
- a CDS encoding TonB-dependent receptor plug domain-containing protein, with product MIELLLKIIIMRIKYISIFFLGATTLAYAQQVKDTLKESKIDEVAITGSRNKKRTVVNTPVPIDIIDIKQVSQSTGQVEINQLLQFSAPSFNSNKQSGSDGADAVDPATLRGLGPDQTLLLLNGKRYHQSSLINLFGTKGRGNTGYDMNTIPIGAIKRVEVLRDGASAQYGSDAIAGVINVILNDRNKGFEGNLFTGMNLFKSPGNNDVVSDHKIDGTTFDFSGNLGTTIGSKGGFGNFTVEFINKDYAIRNANPDIYNDPAPAPRQRFGDAKAQNIYFFGNIELPLSDGLKFYSRQGFSHRNTKAYAWTRSADADGNIPEVYPTGFNPIEDTSITDFTFDNGLKFKVADWDVDVYNAFGNNRFTYQIDNTINATLGVKSPTSFNAGGHSLLQNTTGFNAVKQFKVLEGLNVAFGSEFRYEKFDIIKGEEASYTMYDVNGNPVTPNTPPNLLVTNPLSGNVRPGGSQGFPGYSTDTGKSRNNFAAYVDTELDITKNWMVSVAGRFENYNDFGSTLNGKFATRYAITPQFAFRGSVSTGFRAPSLAQKYYSQQFTNFQGGQLVTIQLASNDSKLANSLGIPQLKQETSLNGSAGFTFNTGKFTATIDGYYIRVKDRIVLTGYFAQADLPAEVQAENPFIDQVQFFSNAIDTKTKGVDLILSYSENLGSGKLTATLAGNYNDMQITKVNTSEQLAGKEDIYLSAREKAFILASAPKTKVNLNINYKINKFNVNLQMVRFDKVTLIGYDNAEQVYNPKVTTDLSFGYEFCKNLNLTLGSKNLFNRYPTLQTTQVTSGNTESGGIFDPVQMGFAGRQVFARLNFKF from the coding sequence TTGATCGAATTACTGCTTAAGATTATCATTATGAGAATAAAATACATCAGCATTTTTTTCCTTGGAGCTACTACCCTAGCCTATGCCCAGCAGGTAAAGGACACTTTGAAAGAATCAAAGATTGACGAAGTAGCCATTACCGGAAGCCGAAACAAAAAAAGAACAGTTGTAAATACACCCGTTCCTATTGATATTATAGACATTAAACAGGTAAGCCAGTCAACTGGGCAGGTGGAGATCAACCAGCTCTTACAGTTTTCTGCACCCTCTTTCAATTCCAATAAACAATCAGGATCTGATGGTGCTGATGCCGTGGATCCGGCCACTTTAAGAGGTCTCGGTCCCGACCAGACTTTACTTTTATTAAATGGAAAAAGATATCACCAGTCCTCACTGATCAACCTTTTTGGAACCAAAGGAAGAGGAAACACCGGATATGATATGAATACGATCCCGATTGGTGCCATAAAAAGAGTGGAAGTACTTCGTGACGGAGCTTCTGCCCAATATGGCTCGGATGCTATCGCCGGGGTAATAAATGTTATTTTGAATGACAGAAATAAAGGTTTTGAAGGAAATTTATTCACAGGTATGAATCTTTTTAAAAGCCCGGGGAACAATGATGTGGTTTCTGACCACAAAATAGATGGTACCACCTTTGATTTCAGTGGAAATTTAGGTACTACAATAGGTTCAAAAGGAGGTTTCGGAAATTTCACTGTAGAATTTATCAACAAAGATTATGCAATTCGAAATGCCAACCCTGATATTTACAATGATCCGGCTCCGGCTCCAAGACAGCGTTTCGGAGATGCTAAAGCGCAAAATATCTACTTTTTCGGAAACATTGAACTTCCCTTGTCAGATGGATTGAAATTCTATTCCCGCCAAGGTTTTTCGCACAGAAATACCAAAGCTTACGCATGGACCAGATCAGCGGATGCAGATGGAAATATTCCAGAAGTTTACCCTACAGGATTTAACCCGATTGAAGATACCAGCATTACAGATTTCACATTTGATAATGGCTTAAAATTCAAGGTTGCTGACTGGGATGTAGATGTTTACAATGCTTTTGGCAACAACAGATTTACTTACCAGATAGATAATACCATTAACGCTACTCTAGGTGTAAAATCTCCTACAAGCTTTAATGCGGGAGGACATTCCCTGCTGCAGAACACAACTGGTTTCAATGCTGTGAAACAGTTCAAAGTACTGGAGGGACTTAACGTTGCTTTCGGATCAGAATTCAGATATGAGAAATTTGACATCATCAAAGGAGAAGAAGCTTCTTACACCATGTATGATGTGAATGGAAATCCTGTAACTCCAAACACACCTCCGAATTTACTTGTTACCAACCCTTTAAGCGGTAATGTAAGACCGGGCGGCTCGCAAGGATTCCCTGGTTATTCCACAGATACCGGAAAGAGCAGAAATAACTTTGCGGCCTATGTAGATACTGAACTTGACATTACTAAAAACTGGATGGTAAGTGTGGCTGGAAGATTTGAAAATTATAATGATTTCGGAAGTACCCTGAATGGTAAGTTTGCGACAAGATATGCTATTACTCCTCAGTTTGCCTTCAGAGGTTCCGTTTCTACAGGATTCAGAGCACCTTCTCTGGCTCAGAAATATTACAGCCAGCAGTTTACCAACTTTCAGGGTGGTCAGTTGGTTACTATTCAGCTAGCTTCTAATGACAGCAAGTTGGCAAACAGTCTTGGAATTCCTCAATTGAAACAGGAAACCTCATTAAACGGAAGTGCCGGATTTACATTTAACACAGGAAAATTCACTGCAACCATAGATGGATATTATATTCGTGTGAAAGACAGAATTGTTCTTACCGGATATTTTGCACAAGCAGATTTGCCGGCAGAGGTTCAGGCAGAAAATCCATTTATTGACCAGGTACAGTTTTTCTCCAATGCTATAGATACCAAAACAAAAGGGGTTGATCTTATTTTAAGCTATAGTGAAAATTTAGGTTCAGGAAAATTGACTGCTACTTTAGCAGGAAATTATAATGATATGCAAATCACAAAAGTGAATACATCAGAACAGCTGGCCGGAAAAGAAGATATTTACCTGAGCGCAAGGGAGAAAGCATTTATCCTTGCTTCTGCACCTAAAACAAAAGTGAATTTAAATATTAACTATAAAATCAATAAGTTTAATGTAAACCTGCAGATGGTAAGATTTGATAAAGTAACCTTAATTGGCTATGACAATGCAGAGCAGGTTTATAATCCAAAAGTAACAACCGATCTTTCTTTTGGTTATGAATTCTGCAAAAACCTGAATCTGACTTTAGGAAGTAAAAACTTATTCAACAGATATCCTACTTTACAGACTACTCAGGTGACCAGTGGAAATACGGAATCCGGAGGTATTTTTGATCCTGTACAAATGGGATTTGCAGGAAGACAGGTTTTCGCCAGACTTAATTTTAAATTTTAA
- a CDS encoding metalloprotease — MKRNFNLCLLAGAIAVTSLTACSEDQMDNSVQPQQETLNAKIDQPGDLEKNCSYVDNNWSNSSVLVTGLQNSTDTNFMNAQMTKIASMWGRSNPLLRFVNDPSNFNSTYNAISYGNGRIYYGYAIYYDAKAKGGDIVNAMILAHEYGHQLQYIFGLPSVSENTARPNELEADGFAGYYLRRPNGYNKTNFSEIAAAYEFAQSIGDYQTTNPGHHGTPAQRRSAVRLGFLLGQYDLNASNFDYNFFYYYQGVLNGTYKMAKNKVNPEIDAYMSQYIDELRKIQSGEISAEEFKHLQ, encoded by the coding sequence ATGAAAAGAAACTTTAATCTCTGCTTATTAGCAGGTGCCATTGCTGTTACATCCCTTACAGCATGTAGTGAAGACCAAATGGACAACAGTGTTCAACCTCAGCAGGAAACACTTAATGCCAAAATTGACCAACCTGGAGATCTTGAAAAAAACTGCTCTTATGTAGACAACAACTGGAGCAACAGTTCTGTTTTAGTGACCGGACTTCAAAACTCCACAGACACCAATTTTATGAATGCACAAATGACTAAAATTGCAAGCATGTGGGGAAGAAGCAACCCTCTTCTGCGATTTGTGAATGATCCTAGCAATTTTAATTCCACCTATAATGCCATCTCATATGGTAATGGAAGAATTTATTACGGGTATGCGATCTATTATGATGCAAAGGCAAAAGGCGGTGATATTGTGAACGCAATGATCCTTGCTCATGAGTATGGACATCAGCTGCAGTATATTTTCGGGCTTCCTTCAGTAAGCGAAAATACAGCAAGACCCAACGAGCTTGAAGCAGACGGATTCGCAGGATACTATCTGAGAAGACCAAACGGTTACAACAAAACCAATTTCTCTGAAATTGCAGCCGCTTACGAGTTTGCGCAAAGCATTGGAGATTATCAGACCACTAATCCCGGACACCACGGAACACCTGCACAGAGAAGATCTGCAGTTCGTTTAGGATTCCTTTTAGGACAGTACGACCTTAACGCTTCAAATTTCGATTACAACTTCTTCTATTATTATCAGGGAGTATTAAACGGAACTTATAAGATGGCTAAGAACAAAGTAAATCCTGAAATTGACGCCTACATGAGCCAATATATTGATGAGCTGAGAAAAATTCAGTCTGGAGAAATTTCTGCAGAAGAGTTTAAACATCTTCAATAA
- a CDS encoding tRNA-(ms[2]io[6]A)-hydroxylase, with translation MFKLKLPTDPRWANIAEGNIGEILTDHAWCEQKAATNAIGLITMLPEYPEIVTELLAIAQEELDHFNQVHEIIKKRGFTFGRARKDDYVNELAKFIIQGTREDLIVDKMLFAAMIEARSCERFKVLTENIKDEELKVFYKELMISEANHYTTFIGFARQLGDPEKVNKRWEEWLEYEANIIKSYGNKETIHG, from the coding sequence ATGTTTAAGTTGAAACTACCCACCGATCCAAGGTGGGCAAATATTGCAGAAGGAAACATTGGAGAAATTTTAACGGATCATGCCTGGTGCGAGCAAAAAGCTGCTACCAATGCCATAGGACTAATTACAATGCTTCCGGAATATCCTGAGATTGTGACCGAACTTCTTGCCATTGCACAGGAAGAACTGGATCACTTCAACCAGGTTCACGAGATCATTAAGAAAAGAGGTTTTACTTTTGGAAGAGCAAGAAAGGATGATTATGTGAATGAACTGGCTAAGTTTATCATACAGGGAACAAGAGAAGACCTCATCGTAGACAAAATGCTTTTTGCTGCCATGATTGAAGCCAGAAGCTGTGAAAGATTCAAGGTTCTTACCGAAAACATCAAAGACGAAGAACTTAAAGTTTTCTACAAAGAACTTATGATTTCCGAAGCTAATCATTACACTACTTTTATAGGATTTGCAAGACAGCTGGGAGATCCGGAAAAAGTAAACAAACGCTGGGAAGAATGGCTAGAATATGAGGCCAATATTATTAAATCCTACGGAAATAAAGAAACCATACACGGTTAA
- a CDS encoding FAD-dependent monooxygenase has protein sequence MKKIAVVGAGISGLSMANYLEKYKIDYHIYERRNKKDLAGHGFLIPKEGMDYLYQIIDPDLLLKNGNFLKKYTQYSHTGKILAEKNLDYVFAISRHSLIDLLAQNISPEKITYEETIIPDEQQSGKLKLSNGTEIDADIAVISDGSRSRIRKHLFENEIMNMVRESEVVNIIQNKEIAHTIENDFMKFHHEDGGLTFGILKLSDDTILWYSQFDNQKYMINECSPENLRKYMLEVFEHWYPLVPQIIEKSDYKNVHLWNVYELEQLNPFYKDNFVFIGDAAHPLIPFTSQGVTSALKDSFSLTKYLVEEDTTQQAFGKYEIERKPEIEVHIQNGRTLLNQFLLPLNQQTENIIPISYK, from the coding sequence ATGAAGAAAATTGCTGTCGTGGGCGCCGGTATTTCCGGCTTAAGCATGGCGAATTACTTAGAAAAATACAAGATTGATTATCACATTTACGAAAGGAGAAACAAGAAAGATCTGGCAGGCCATGGCTTTCTCATTCCGAAAGAAGGAATGGATTATCTTTATCAAATCATCGACCCTGATCTCCTTCTCAAAAATGGAAATTTTTTAAAGAAGTATACCCAATATTCCCATACAGGAAAGATTCTGGCAGAAAAGAATCTGGACTATGTTTTTGCTATTTCAAGACATTCATTAATTGATCTGTTAGCACAAAACATTTCTCCGGAAAAGATCACCTACGAAGAAACCATCATTCCCGATGAGCAGCAGAGCGGAAAACTAAAACTTTCCAATGGAACTGAGATAGATGCAGACATCGCTGTGATCTCTGATGGTTCCAGAAGCAGAATCAGAAAACACCTTTTTGAGAATGAAATCATGAATATGGTAAGGGAAAGCGAAGTAGTGAACATCATTCAAAATAAAGAAATCGCACATACTATTGAAAACGATTTTATGAAGTTTCATCATGAAGATGGCGGTCTCACTTTCGGGATTCTTAAGCTTTCTGATGATACAATTCTCTGGTATTCGCAGTTTGACAACCAAAAATACATGATCAATGAATGTTCACCAGAGAACTTAAGGAAATACATGCTTGAAGTTTTTGAACACTGGTATCCTTTAGTTCCGCAAATCATAGAAAAATCAGACTATAAAAATGTACATTTATGGAATGTTTATGAACTGGAACAACTGAATCCATTTTATAAAGATAACTTCGTATTCATAGGAGATGCAGCCCATCCGTTAATTCCATTTACAAGCCAGGGGGTTACCTCAGCACTGAAAGATTCATTCTCATTAACGAAATATTTAGTTGAAGAAGACACTACACAACAGGCATTCGGTAAATATGAGATCGAGAGAAAACCTGAAATAGAAGTTCACATTCAGAATGGAAGAACATTACTTAACCAGTTTCTACTTCCACTCAATCAACAAACAGAAAATATTATCCCCATATCCTATAAATAA
- a CDS encoding acyltransferase family protein, with amino-acid sequence MNRDLYIDFAKGLATLSIIFIHTAFWSGQFYIPAEVRVFSLVFDVALFYALSGITSGANIEKTLYRLLKLQITYMIFVTFLFFLDYFFKVFGLTFFSMEWLQSFYSTFGSKYSTTSISTYPQWENLGNWYLHQYTNADTFPVVMGSFWYLKVYYILTIFGVLILRFFPRHINWFIGLCIALTLLFNIFPEYYPAGQVGYVAFYLAVFLIGHTMRGKKIPTKVIPVLYGLVGAALIWMFWYYGGDIFYKINKNKFPPKVPYIIWALFSLVTLFVLYNRLKITKENFITYIGKNAIFFYFAQGISSSLVYFLVVPLKENMPWWLLMVIIYGINIVLAFIISAGLKKVDTSGWKILEFLRRKTAS; translated from the coding sequence ATGAACAGAGATCTCTACATTGATTTCGCCAAAGGACTGGCCACACTTTCCATCATATTTATCCATACAGCTTTCTGGTCTGGACAGTTTTACATTCCCGCTGAAGTAAGAGTTTTCTCTCTTGTTTTTGATGTCGCTCTCTTTTATGCACTCAGTGGTATTACTTCCGGAGCCAATATTGAAAAAACATTGTACCGTCTTCTGAAGCTGCAGATCACTTATATGATTTTTGTAACCTTCCTGTTCTTTTTAGATTACTTCTTTAAAGTATTCGGACTCACCTTCTTTTCCATGGAATGGCTCCAGAGTTTTTATTCAACATTTGGATCTAAATATTCTACTACCAGCATTTCAACCTATCCTCAATGGGAAAACCTGGGAAACTGGTATCTTCATCAGTACACCAACGCTGATACTTTCCCGGTGGTAATGGGAAGTTTCTGGTACCTTAAAGTCTATTATATTCTTACTATTTTCGGAGTGCTTATCTTAAGATTTTTCCCAAGACATATTAATTGGTTCATTGGACTTTGCATTGCTTTAACTCTATTATTCAACATCTTCCCGGAATATTATCCGGCAGGACAGGTGGGGTATGTTGCTTTTTATCTTGCGGTATTTTTAATCGGTCACACAATGCGAGGAAAAAAGATTCCCACCAAAGTAATTCCTGTATTATATGGACTTGTAGGAGCTGCGCTTATATGGATGTTCTGGTATTACGGAGGAGATATCTTTTATAAAATCAATAAAAATAAATTCCCGCCGAAAGTCCCTTACATCATCTGGGCGCTATTCTCTTTGGTAACCTTATTCGTTCTTTATAACCGATTGAAAATCACAAAAGAAAACTTCATCACTTATATTGGAAAGAATGCCATATTCTTCTACTTTGCACAGGGAATCAGTTCTTCACTGGTTTATTTTCTGGTTGTTCCATTAAAAGAAAATATGCCGTGGTGGCTGCTGATGGTCATTATCTATGGGATTAATATCGTGCTAGCCTTCATTATTTCTGCAGGATTGAAAAAGGTAGATACTTCAGGCTGGAAGATTCTGGAATTCCTAAGAAGAAAGACCGCATCTTAG
- a CDS encoding PQQ-dependent sugar dehydrogenase, which translates to MKINQFYIPVISLFLFLSSCKENHANAQKTGNDGSVEMENPNSDYKPAFKGQTRIKAVKTATAYNVEILNKDLGRPWGIINLPDGRFLITDKKGHMNVVSTDGKQVSKIEGFPKVDSKGQGGMLDVALDPDFKTNNTIYFSFSEPFGKGNLTSVAKGKLSADLKNISEVKVIFRAEPSYYGDKHYGSRLAFDKDEHLFVSTGERSDKVTRVYAQKTDNYLGKILKITKDGKPAPGNPFIGKSGYKPEIYAYGVRNPQGMAIDPNGNLWDVEMGPRGGDEINLIQPGKNYGWGDVTYGIEYSGDKVGKGITQKEGTEQPVYYWDPVISPSGITFYTGNIDEWKGNLIIGCLSGEHIGRIVMKDNKVVGEERLLADQKERFRDVLNGMDGNLYAVTDSGKLYKISKK; encoded by the coding sequence ATGAAAATCAATCAATTTTACATTCCTGTAATAAGCCTTTTTCTTTTTTTATCCTCATGTAAAGAGAATCATGCCAATGCACAAAAGACCGGAAACGATGGTAGTGTAGAGATGGAAAATCCCAACTCTGACTATAAGCCAGCCTTTAAAGGACAGACAAGAATCAAGGCGGTGAAGACAGCAACAGCCTATAACGTGGAAATATTGAATAAAGATTTAGGAAGACCCTGGGGAATTATCAATTTACCGGACGGAAGATTTCTCATCACAGATAAGAAAGGGCATATGAATGTTGTTTCAACAGATGGAAAACAGGTGTCTAAAATAGAAGGCTTTCCGAAAGTGGATTCAAAAGGACAGGGAGGAATGCTGGATGTAGCCCTTGATCCTGATTTTAAAACTAATAATACGATTTACTTCAGCTTTTCAGAACCATTTGGAAAAGGAAACTTAACCTCCGTGGCAAAAGGGAAACTATCAGCAGATCTTAAAAATATTTCAGAAGTAAAAGTTATTTTCCGTGCAGAACCTTCTTATTATGGTGATAAGCACTATGGAAGCCGTTTGGCATTTGATAAAGATGAGCATTTATTTGTCAGCACTGGAGAAAGATCAGATAAAGTAACCAGAGTATATGCCCAGAAAACAGATAATTATCTCGGAAAAATTTTAAAGATTACAAAAGACGGTAAGCCTGCTCCCGGAAATCCTTTCATCGGAAAATCTGGCTATAAACCTGAAATATATGCTTATGGTGTCCGAAACCCTCAAGGAATGGCAATAGATCCTAATGGTAATCTGTGGGATGTAGAAATGGGGCCAAGAGGTGGTGATGAAATCAATCTGATCCAGCCGGGAAAAAATTACGGATGGGGTGATGTAACCTATGGAATTGAATACTCCGGAGATAAAGTAGGAAAAGGAATTACCCAAAAAGAAGGAACCGAACAGCCAGTATACTATTGGGATCCTGTGATCTCACCAAGCGGAATTACTTTTTATACCGGAAATATTGATGAGTGGAAAGGAAATCTGATTATCGGATGCCTCAGTGGTGAGCATATTGGCAGAATTGTTATGAAAGATAATAAAGTTGTGGGTGAAGAGCGTCTTCTTGCAGATCAGAAAGAACGCTTCCGCGATGTACTGAACGGTATGGATGGGAATCTGTATGCGGTAACAGACAGCGGTAAGCTGTATAAAATCTCGAAAAAATAG
- a CDS encoding pyridoxal phosphate-dependent aminotransferase, with translation MFTNNDINFEALKRKAYNGRWATLEDGIIPLTAADPDFRTAPEIEQGIIEYLKDGYLSYGPFSGLPEFKKSVADHFNQEKHGSFIPENVLAVNSAAQGMFLIASYVLQPGDEAIILDPVDFLFKKSVETAGGKVMLCPVDTTTGEIDFEKMVSLINPKTKLISICNPHNPLGKVYSKEVLIKVSEIASAHNLWVMSDEIWSDIIYDQKEFYTYSSVSEKAKRKSFTVYGFSKSFGIAGLRIGAVLCNDQEILEDFTEKSNFNSTIEGVSTLSQIAGSVALEKAKPWYKEFLAHLQNNRDLTFRLLNRSEIVTPNLPEATFVLFPKIENGMTSDEFAQHVLKQGKVAIVPGSERWFGKGAEGHIRICFSTSQEILEEGINRLITSFLH, from the coding sequence ATGTTCACCAATAACGATATCAACTTTGAAGCACTGAAAAGAAAAGCCTACAACGGAAGATGGGCAACACTGGAAGACGGAATTATCCCTCTTACGGCCGCTGATCCGGATTTCAGAACTGCACCTGAAATAGAACAGGGCATTATTGAATACCTGAAAGACGGCTACCTCAGCTATGGCCCATTCTCAGGACTTCCCGAGTTTAAGAAAAGTGTTGCAGATCATTTTAATCAGGAAAAACATGGAAGTTTCATTCCTGAAAATGTTCTGGCTGTCAATAGTGCCGCCCAGGGAATGTTCCTGATTGCATCGTATGTCCTCCAGCCCGGTGATGAAGCCATCATTCTGGATCCTGTAGATTTTCTTTTTAAAAAATCCGTAGAGACTGCAGGTGGAAAAGTAATGCTATGCCCTGTTGATACAACAACGGGAGAAATTGATTTTGAAAAAATGGTTTCCTTAATCAATCCCAAAACCAAACTTATAAGCATCTGCAATCCGCACAATCCGCTTGGAAAGGTTTACTCCAAAGAAGTTTTGATAAAAGTATCAGAAATAGCATCGGCTCATAATCTTTGGGTGATGAGTGATGAAATCTGGAGTGATATTATTTATGACCAAAAAGAGTTTTACACTTATTCTTCTGTTTCAGAGAAGGCGAAGAGAAAAAGTTTTACCGTGTATGGCTTTTCAAAATCATTTGGAATAGCGGGGTTGAGAATTGGCGCAGTACTGTGTAATGATCAGGAAATTCTTGAAGATTTTACAGAAAAATCTAATTTCAACTCCACCATAGAAGGCGTTTCTACTTTGTCACAGATTGCCGGAAGTGTAGCGCTGGAAAAGGCTAAGCCTTGGTATAAAGAGTTTCTAGCTCATTTGCAGAATAACAGAGACCTTACTTTTAGGTTATTAAACCGTTCAGAAATTGTAACACCCAACCTCCCTGAAGCCACTTTTGTGCTGTTTCCAAAGATTGAAAACGGAATGACTAGTGATGAATTTGCTCAGCATGTCCTAAAACAAGGAAAGGTAGCGATTGTACCGGGTTCGGAAAGATGGTTCGGAAAAGGAGCTGAAGGACATATCAGAATTTGCTTTTCTACTTCGCAGGAAATTTTAGAAGAAGGAATTAACCGACTCATTACAAGTTTTTTGCATTAA
- a CDS encoding DUF502 domain-containing protein produces the protein MKKPSFENIANLFLKNFFQGLVIIGPIGLTIFVIWYIVSAIDNLVPSLAKQIPGLVFVSIILFTAILGYLGNKFVVGRFFFDTMDSLLEKTPGVKHIYTPTKDVMSSFVGDKKKFNDPVWVKTNENPEIWRIGFLTQKEMSDVDKHNYVAVYLPHSYAISGWVIVTEEKNIKPVVGMTAASAMKFAVSGGVAGFHSDENIFKAPE, from the coding sequence TTGAAGAAGCCAAGCTTTGAAAATATCGCCAACTTATTCCTGAAAAACTTTTTCCAGGGATTGGTTATCATTGGACCTATTGGCCTTACCATTTTTGTGATCTGGTATATTGTAAGTGCAATTGACAATCTTGTTCCCTCACTTGCCAAGCAGATTCCGGGGCTTGTTTTTGTATCTATTATTCTGTTTACCGCTATTTTAGGATATCTGGGAAATAAATTCGTGGTTGGAAGATTCTTTTTCGACACGATGGACAGCTTACTGGAGAAAACTCCGGGGGTAAAACATATTTACACCCCCACAAAAGACGTAATGTCTTCATTTGTGGGCGACAAGAAAAAATTCAACGATCCTGTATGGGTAAAAACCAATGAGAATCCGGAAATCTGGAGAATCGGCTTTTTAACTCAAAAAGAAATGTCGGACGTTGACAAGCATAATTACGTTGCGGTATATCTTCCCCACTCGTACGCCATCTCGGGCTGGGTAATTGTTACTGAAGAAAAAAACATCAAACCTGTAGTGGGAATGACAGCGGCTTCTGCCATGAAGTTTGCAGTAAGCGGCGGTGTAGCCGGATTCCATTCTGATGAAAATATATTTAAGGCTCCGGAATAA